One window of Bacillus alkalicellulosilyticus genomic DNA carries:
- a CDS encoding GNAT family N-acetyltransferase: MVYLVKPTVSLKEDYLSFYQEWLDSGEEMIPWVIEKDPANFEEMIQSIQDHEKGINLPDGWVPDSTYWLLTNHKKIVGVVNIRHQLSAFLLTRGGHIGYGIRPSERRKGYATKLLSLSLEKANELGIKKALIVCDETNIASFKTIIKNGGISDKDFIEENGNVIKRFWIEL; encoded by the coding sequence ATGGTGTATTTAGTTAAACCGACAGTTTCACTTAAGGAAGATTATCTTTCATTTTACCAAGAATGGCTAGATAGTGGAGAAGAAATGATACCCTGGGTGATTGAAAAGGACCCAGCAAACTTTGAGGAAATGATACAGTCGATACAAGACCACGAAAAGGGGATAAACCTTCCAGATGGATGGGTTCCTGATTCTACGTACTGGTTACTTACAAATCATAAAAAAATAGTTGGAGTTGTGAATATACGACATCAGCTATCGGCTTTTTTGCTGACTCGAGGGGGGCACATTGGTTACGGCATTCGTCCATCTGAAAGAAGAAAAGGATATGCGACTAAGCTGTTATCATTGTCGCTTGAAAAGGCAAACGAGCTAGGAATTAAAAAAGCATTGATAGTTTGTGATGAAACAAATATTGCGTCGTTCAAAACAATTATCAAAAATGGAGGCATTTCCGATAAAGACTTTATAGAAGAAAACGGAAATGTAATCAAAAGATTTTGGATTGAATTGTAG
- a CDS encoding SRPBCC family protein, with translation MPLIKHEIYIHAPIDVCFDLARNVDIHTKTTSKTKEKAVAGVTEGLLENGDTVTWEAIHLGVKQRVTAKIIEMEKPYNFTDVMVKGAFQSFTHTHEFKESGTGTIMFDTFSYTSPFGIIGVLADKLFLEKYMKNFIVDRAKALKTMAERNEGFKS, from the coding sequence ATGCCTCTAATCAAACATGAAATTTATATCCATGCACCTATCGATGTTTGTTTTGACCTTGCGAGAAACGTGGATATCCACACAAAGACAACAAGTAAAACAAAGGAAAAAGCAGTTGCTGGCGTTACAGAAGGATTGCTAGAAAATGGCGACACCGTTACGTGGGAAGCTATCCATCTAGGAGTAAAACAAAGAGTAACAGCTAAGATAATTGAAATGGAAAAACCGTATAATTTTACAGATGTTATGGTAAAAGGAGCATTTCAGTCATTTACACACACACATGAATTTAAAGAAAGTGGTACTGGAACGATTATGTTTGATACATTTTCTTATACATCTCCTTTTGGTATTATTGGTGTGCTTGCTGATAAGTTATTTTTAGAAAAATATATGAAGAACTTTATTGTGGACCGAGCAAAAGCACTAAAAACAATGGCAGAAAGAAACGAAGGATTTAAGTCATAA
- a CDS encoding GNAT family N-acetyltransferase, whose protein sequence is MRKAIKSDIRTIALRKLDMFKEVGMDHMIRYDFIESVVTTYHDLYTKDKAIHFVIEENDRIVACAGGFIKEDLPYCFYKNPQYGFIGDVYVEPPYRNQGYAKKVTNEVLQWFESRDIHTIRLLASDKAKRLYKSIGFVETEEMIFHRK, encoded by the coding sequence GTGAGAAAAGCGATAAAATCAGATATACGAACAATAGCACTACGAAAACTAGATATGTTTAAAGAAGTTGGGATGGACCACATGATAAGATATGATTTTATCGAATCAGTGGTAACCACATATCATGATTTGTATACCAAGGACAAGGCCATTCATTTTGTCATTGAAGAAAATGATAGAATTGTGGCTTGTGCTGGTGGGTTTATAAAAGAGGATTTACCGTATTGTTTTTATAAAAACCCTCAATATGGGTTTATTGGAGATGTATATGTAGAGCCGCCATATAGAAATCAAGGTTATGCCAAAAAAGTAACAAATGAAGTGCTGCAATGGTTTGAGTCCAGAGACATTCACACTATTCGTCTATTAGCTAGCGACAAGGCGAAGAGACTATATAAATCGATAGGATTTGTAGAAACGGAAGAAATGATTTTTCATAGGAAGTAA
- a CDS encoding aldo/keto reductase, translating to MKQKIPEITLNDGVTIPVIGLGTYTMKGHQGAVEIQNAIDEIGYRLLDSAYNYENEGTVGEAVRRSTVPRDELIITSKLPGRYQEFDKALMTVEESLYRANLDYYDLYLIHWPNPIQDNYVEAWQALIEAKKRGYIRSIGVCNFLPEYLERLEKETGVKPSINQIELHPFFNQEEQRTWHQAHEITTQSWSPLARANDVLQNNVIQQIAENHNKSISQVILRWHFQLGAISIPKSSSLVRQLENISIFDFELNDKEMSLISGLSRPDGRINNQDPAVYEEF from the coding sequence ATGAAACAAAAAATTCCTGAAATAACATTAAATGACGGAGTAACAATCCCTGTTATTGGATTAGGTACATATACAATGAAAGGTCATCAAGGTGCAGTTGAAATCCAAAACGCTATTGATGAAATCGGGTATCGCCTTTTGGATTCAGCTTATAATTATGAGAATGAAGGAACGGTGGGAGAGGCGGTAAGACGGAGTACGGTACCAAGAGACGAACTTATCATTACTTCCAAATTACCAGGGCGCTATCAGGAATTTGATAAAGCGCTTATGACTGTGGAAGAATCGTTATATCGAGCGAATCTCGATTATTATGATCTTTACTTAATTCATTGGCCCAATCCTATTCAAGACAATTATGTTGAAGCATGGCAAGCATTAATTGAAGCAAAGAAACGAGGCTATATACGGTCGATCGGTGTTTGTAATTTCTTACCTGAATACCTTGAACGTTTGGAGAAGGAGACAGGTGTAAAACCAAGTATAAATCAAATCGAATTGCATCCATTTTTTAATCAAGAAGAACAAAGAACATGGCATCAAGCACATGAAATTACGACACAATCATGGAGTCCGTTGGCTCGGGCGAATGATGTATTACAAAACAACGTAATCCAACAAATTGCAGAAAATCATAACAAATCCATTTCACAAGTGATTTTACGCTGGCATTTTCAGCTTGGAGCCATTTCCATTCCTAAATCTTCTTCACTTGTAAGACAGCTAGAAAACATATCAATTTTTGATTTTGAATTAAACGATAAAGAAATGAGTCTCATCTCAGGTTTATCTCGCCCGGACGGCAGGATTAACAATCAAGATCCAGCGGTGTATGAAGAGTTTTAA
- a CDS encoding YdcF family protein: protein MDLRIRTKKRLGTFFLIITGMALLIVFGRSFGVLFILANILTVFAIKGTYNLYHSSGNRLFRIANRLITIGYLLFILSFLVIEGFIIHEIQSSKHTNHENVDYVIILGAGLHGDQLSKTLEGRLVAAVDYLNQHEDVPVIVSGGQGPGEWITEAEAMGRYLLEQGIDEKRIYYEHRSTSTYENIGFSKEIMKELGGENSTVTIVTSDYHILRAKMIGKELGLECYGVGGDSPFFVKVNYLIREYFGVAKTVVGQMS, encoded by the coding sequence ATGGATTTAAGGATACGAACAAAGAAGAGGCTAGGCACTTTCTTCCTCATTATAACTGGAATGGCATTACTCATTGTGTTTGGTCGTAGTTTTGGAGTTTTGTTTATTCTAGCAAATATTCTAACAGTTTTTGCGATTAAGGGAACTTATAACCTTTATCATTCAAGTGGGAATCGGTTGTTTAGAATAGCGAATCGCTTGATAACGATAGGTTATTTATTATTTATCTTGTCTTTTTTGGTAATAGAAGGCTTTATCATTCATGAAATTCAATCAAGCAAGCATACTAATCATGAAAACGTTGATTATGTGATAATCCTTGGAGCTGGTTTACACGGGGATCAACTATCGAAAACATTAGAAGGTAGATTAGTAGCAGCAGTTGATTATCTTAATCAACACGAGGATGTACCTGTTATTGTATCTGGAGGTCAAGGGCCAGGTGAGTGGATAACGGAAGCAGAAGCGATGGGGCGCTACCTTTTAGAGCAAGGGATAGACGAAAAACGAATCTATTATGAGCACCGCTCAACATCAACGTATGAAAACATTGGATTTTCCAAGGAGATAATGAAAGAACTAGGGGGAGAGAATTCAACGGTAACCATTGTCACAAGTGATTACCATATCCTCCGCGCTAAGATGATTGGAAAAGAATTAGGGCTAGAGTGCTATGGAGTAGGGGGAGACTCTCCTTTTTTTGTGAAAGTAAATTATTTAATTAGGGAATACTTTGGTGTGGCAAAAACGGTTGTAGGTCAAATGAGTTGA
- a CDS encoding MarR family winged helix-turn-helix transcriptional regulator, protein MKLTFQDYISIKIHKTDLNLTSFIKSKLEPFNLAPEQNLIMMLLWEKDGLNQNQLVEKLSKDKTNIARMASNLESKGFITRIHCNNDRRSIRLYLTPQGKELGEKIIPISEEFNDIVCQGISLDEIHQMEKILDKMNANVQKMQ, encoded by the coding sequence ATGAAGTTAACGTTTCAAGATTATATCAGTATTAAAATACACAAGACGGATTTGAACCTCACTAGCTTCATTAAATCAAAGTTAGAACCATTTAATTTAGCGCCTGAGCAAAATTTAATTATGATGCTTTTATGGGAAAAAGATGGTTTAAACCAGAATCAATTGGTGGAAAAGTTAAGTAAAGATAAAACGAATATAGCCAGAATGGCATCTAACTTAGAAAGTAAAGGATTTATTACGCGTATCCATTGCAACAATGACCGCCGTTCCATAAGGCTTTACTTAACACCACAGGGAAAAGAGCTTGGAGAAAAAATCATTCCTATTTCTGAAGAATTTAATGATATTGTTTGTCAGGGGATTAGCTTGGATGAAATCCACCAAATGGAAAAGATACTTGATAAGATGAATGCGAATGTGCAAAAAATGCAGTAA
- a CDS encoding AraC family transcriptional regulator, which produces MNWVTVGGEKNDFIFLMKYQSMQGELGVKQASSRYRLVLIESGTGIVVLNGNQIYPLMTPSMICLNENETIELIQGSTIKARTIYFHPSVINHKFTFDFQSDDEGFTITDCQDKWSLRMLFDRQTTSCEGIYLEPATASLISSHFEAIQQVLHTQPKHWPCLARSYVLSSLYLIYQCKNSNYVTHSPEISRVEQEQINSLLYYLHVHYQEKIKLDDLAKMYQTNRTSLNEQFKKHTGQSVIAYLTNIRMEVASTLLHNTLLPVTEIMQQVGYKDGSHFYRHFVKHTGQSPTHYREKNCWLIATK; this is translated from the coding sequence ATGAATTGGGTCACAGTAGGCGGTGAAAAGAACGATTTTATATTTCTGATGAAGTATCAAAGTATGCAAGGAGAGCTTGGTGTTAAACAAGCATCAAGTCGTTATCGACTCGTTCTTATTGAATCTGGTACAGGAATTGTTGTCTTGAATGGCAACCAAATTTATCCTCTTATGACACCATCCATGATTTGTCTTAATGAAAATGAAACCATCGAGCTTATTCAAGGGTCGACAATTAAGGCCAGGACGATATACTTTCATCCAAGTGTTATCAATCACAAATTCACGTTTGATTTTCAATCTGACGACGAAGGTTTTACAATAACGGACTGTCAAGATAAGTGGAGCTTACGTATGCTGTTTGACCGACAAACGACCTCGTGTGAAGGGATTTATTTAGAACCTGCAACTGCCAGTTTAATTTCAAGTCATTTTGAAGCGATCCAACAAGTTCTCCATACACAACCAAAGCATTGGCCTTGCCTTGCGCGTTCATATGTTTTATCTTCCCTTTATCTTATCTATCAATGTAAAAACAGCAATTATGTTACACATTCTCCAGAAATATCTCGAGTCGAACAAGAACAAATTAATTCGTTGCTTTATTATCTACATGTTCATTACCAAGAGAAAATCAAACTTGATGATTTAGCCAAAATGTATCAAACGAACAGAACATCTTTAAATGAACAGTTTAAAAAACATACAGGGCAATCGGTCATAGCCTATTTGACAAACATTCGAATGGAAGTAGCAAGTACATTATTACATAATACGTTGTTGCCAGTAACCGAAATCATGCAACAAGTAGGATACAAAGATGGATCTCATTTTTATAGACATTTTGTAAAGCATACCGGTCAATCTCCTACGCACTATAGAGAAAAAAACTGCTGGTTAATAGCTACTAAATAA
- a CDS encoding phosphotransferase, with translation MPNQSNEEMLTGGNVSNVYRAGNNVRREMKPESDRIHLLLKHLENKGFSYSPRFLGVDEKGREILSYIEGEAGHYPLMSYMWSDEVLTKIAKMQRAYHEAVSDFPIPADWEPLDNTPNQVDVLCHNDFAMYNIIFNEEKPVGLIDFDVAAPGPRIWDIAYTLYTCVPLSRFILSEQGEKVDYDTKKHASVIKQRIHLFFEAYGEIVPDNIFEIVIRRLEALCTTMKRKAAEGDNAFLKMIKEGHLDHYQDDILFINHFSKEWK, from the coding sequence ATGCCAAACCAATCAAATGAAGAAATGTTAACTGGTGGAAATGTCTCCAATGTGTATCGAGCAGGAAATAACGTTCGAAGAGAGATGAAGCCGGAGAGTGATAGAATCCACCTTTTATTGAAACATCTAGAAAACAAAGGTTTTTCGTATTCGCCTAGATTTTTAGGGGTTGATGAGAAAGGCAGAGAGATTCTTTCCTATATTGAGGGTGAGGCAGGACATTATCCTCTAATGAGTTACATGTGGAGTGATGAGGTATTAACAAAAATTGCGAAAATGCAACGCGCTTATCATGAGGCTGTTAGTGATTTTCCGATTCCTGCTGATTGGGAACCATTAGATAACACGCCTAATCAAGTAGACGTGTTATGTCATAATGACTTTGCTATGTATAACATCATCTTTAATGAAGAAAAACCAGTAGGGCTCATTGATTTTGATGTAGCTGCGCCTGGACCAAGGATTTGGGATATCGCTTATACACTATACACATGTGTTCCATTAAGTAGATTTATCCTTTCGGAGCAAGGTGAAAAAGTCGATTATGACACAAAAAAGCATGCTAGTGTAATAAAACAAAGAATACACCTGTTTTTTGAAGCATATGGAGAGATCGTTCCAGATAACATCTTTGAAATAGTTATTCGTCGCTTGGAAGCACTTTGTACTACAATGAAAAGAAAGGCAGCAGAAGGCGATAATGCATTTCTGAAGATGATAAAAGAAGGGCATCTTGACCATTATCAAGACGATATCTTATTCATCAACCACTTTTCAAAAGAGTGGAAGTAA
- a CDS encoding FAD-dependent oxidoreductase has product MYDVVIIGAGPAGASAAIFAAKAGKKTLVLDNGKGMTQRAWVENHYGVNEVAGPELVESGKKQAIKFGAEIVEATVENITSTNEGLTVQADNQEYQAKHVLLATGALADLAEKIGVKVIPGTEPRIKNNVEVDNEGRTNIKGIWAAGTIAGVSVHTIVTAGNGAAVAINIISEINGERYVDHDILK; this is encoded by the coding sequence ATGTATGATGTAGTTATTATTGGTGCTGGACCAGCAGGAGCAAGCGCTGCCATTTTTGCGGCAAAGGCAGGTAAAAAAACGTTAGTGTTGGATAACGGAAAAGGAATGACTCAAAGAGCATGGGTTGAGAATCATTACGGTGTCAATGAAGTAGCTGGACCTGAGCTAGTGGAGTCAGGTAAAAAGCAAGCTATTAAATTTGGTGCAGAGATTGTAGAAGCGACTGTAGAGAATATTACTTCTACTAACGAAGGTCTTACAGTTCAAGCTGATAACCAGGAATACCAAGCAAAACATGTATTATTAGCGACAGGTGCGCTAGCGGACCTCGCCGAAAAAATTGGTGTGAAAGTGATTCCAGGAACAGAACCTAGAATTAAAAACAACGTAGAAGTTGATAATGAAGGTCGTACGAACATCAAAGGGATCTGGGCGGCTGGAACAATTGCTGGAGTAAGTGTCCATACTATCGTAACAGCTGGAAATGGTGCAGCAGTAGCGATTAATATCATCAGTGAAATAAATGGAGAGCGTTATGTTGACCATGATATTTTAAAGTAA